The segment ATGCGCTTTCCACCTACCTTCCTGGACGAGATACGCGACCGCGTGCCGATTTCATCGGTAATCGGCCAGCGCGTGGCGTGGGACAGGAAGAAGACCAACGCGCCGCGCGGCGATTATTGGGCGTGCTGTCCCTTCCATGGCGAGAAGAGCCCGTCCTTCCATTGCGAGGACAAGAAGGGCCGCTACCATTGCTTCGGCTGCTCGGTTTCGGGCGACCACTTCAAGTTCCTCACCGAACTCGACGGAATGAGCTTTCCCGAAGCGGTCGAGAAGATCGCCGACATGGCCGGCGTGCCGATGCCGGTTCGCGATGCCGAGGAGGAACGGCGCGAAAAGGAACGCGCCAGCCTGACCGAAATCATGGAAATGGCGACCGCCTTCTTCCAGGAGCGGCTGCAGGGACCGGAAGGCGCAAAAGCCCGCGCCTATCTGCGCGACCGCGGGCTGACGCCGGCGACGCAGCAGTCGTTCCGGCTCGGCTATGCGCCCGACAGCCGCAATGCGCTGAAGGAGCATCTTGCCGCCAAGGGCGTGCCCAAGGCCGATATCGAAGCCTGCGGGCTGGTGCGCCATGGCGACGACGTTCCGGTCTCCTACGATTGGTTCCGCGACCGCATCATGTTCCCGATCCCGGATTCCAGAGGCAAGATAATCGCCTTTGGCGGGCGGGCGCTGGCAGCCGATGCGCTTGCCAAATACATGAATTCGCCCGACACCGAGCTCTTCCACAAGGGCAATGTGCTCTACAATTTCGCCCGTGCTCGCCAAGCACTGGGAAAGGGGGCACTGGGAAAGGGGGCGCTGGCCAAGGGCGGCACGGTCATCGCCGTCGAAGGCTATATGGACGTGATTGCGCTGGCGCAGGCCGGTTTCGAGAATGTCGTGGCGCCCCTCGGCACCGCGCTGACCGAAAACCAGCTCGAACTGCTGTGGCGGATGGCCGGCGAGCCGGTGCTGTGCTTCGATGGCGACCAGGCCGGACTGAAGGCGGCATGGCGCGCCGCCGACATGGCGCTGCCGGCGGTCCAGGCAGGCCGCTCGGTGCGCTTTGCGCTTCTGCCCGAAGGCAAGGACCCCGACGATCTGGTCAAGGCCGAAGGACCGGACGCGTTTCGCGCCGTGCTTTCCGAGGCGCGGCCGCTCGCCGACCTTTTGTGGATGCGCGAAACGGCCGGCGGCATCTTCGACACGCCGGAACGACGGGCGGAACTGGAAAAAACGCTGCGCGAACTGACCAGCCGGATTCGGGACGAGAGCTTGCGCTATCACTACCAACAGGAAATGCGCGAGCGGGTGCTAAGCTTTTTCGGCGCGCAGCGTGGGGCGCGCCAAGGCTATCCAGGGGGGCGTCAAGATGGGCGGCCCGGTGGGCGTTTTCAGGGCAAGGGCTCAGTTCCTAGCGGACAGTTCGCACGCGGCGGTAACCCCGGCGGACGCACCGCGATCACCGAAAGCCTTGGCCGCTCGGCGCTGGTCAAGCGCGGCAGCGAGGGGATGTCGGTGCGCGAGGCGACGATCATCGCAGCTCTTGTCAATCATCCGGCGCTGATCGACGAGAATTTCGCCCATGTCGAGTTCCTCGACCTCGCCAACACCGATCTGAAGCGATTGCACACGGCGATCCTCGATGCGATGGCGCATGACATGGCCAACGACCGCAACGCGGTGATCGCGACGATCGAACGGGCCGGCTGCGGCGAGATCTGGGCACGCGTGGTGGCGCTGATCAAACGGGCGCGGCAATGGCCAGCGCTG is part of the Mesorhizobium sp. L-2-11 genome and harbors:
- the dnaG gene encoding DNA primase, with the translated sequence MRFPPTFLDEIRDRVPISSVIGQRVAWDRKKTNAPRGDYWACCPFHGEKSPSFHCEDKKGRYHCFGCSVSGDHFKFLTELDGMSFPEAVEKIADMAGVPMPVRDAEEERREKERASLTEIMEMATAFFQERLQGPEGAKARAYLRDRGLTPATQQSFRLGYAPDSRNALKEHLAAKGVPKADIEACGLVRHGDDVPVSYDWFRDRIMFPIPDSRGKIIAFGGRALAADALAKYMNSPDTELFHKGNVLYNFARARQALGKGALGKGALAKGGTVIAVEGYMDVIALAQAGFENVVAPLGTALTENQLELLWRMAGEPVLCFDGDQAGLKAAWRAADMALPAVQAGRSVRFALLPEGKDPDDLVKAEGPDAFRAVLSEARPLADLLWMRETAGGIFDTPERRAELEKTLRELTSRIRDESLRYHYQQEMRERVLSFFGAQRGARQGYPGGRQDGRPGGRFQGKGSVPSGQFARGGNPGGRTAITESLGRSALVKRGSEGMSVREATIIAALVNHPALIDENFAHVEFLDLANTDLKRLHTAILDAMAHDMANDRNAVIATIERAGCGEIWARVVALIKRARQWPALETAGLDDARDAFSQALHLQRSARTLHKELKQAEAALASDPTDENYRHLVEIQAQFRDVQATEALIEGFGVSSGRAGRV